The Perca fluviatilis chromosome 2, GENO_Pfluv_1.0, whole genome shotgun sequence genome includes a region encoding these proteins:
- the LOC120554069 gene encoding extracellular calcium-sensing receptor-like gives MWAFFYVNLLMYFMLLYSYFSSAVPSPLYSTSCQLQGQFHLNGMHKAGDVVLGGVFQIHFFSVFPDQTFISEPQQPTCNGFDVLGFRQAQTMAFAIDEINRNPNLLPNVTLGYSLYDNCLKLGIGLRAALSLASGQEEKVVLDETCVGTPPILGIVGDSSSTSSIAISTVYGLYRVPLVSYFATCSCMSDRQKFPSFFRTIPSDAFQVRAMIQILILFGWTWTGLLVSDDDYGLHAAQSFQSDLVQTGGGCLAYVEVLPWGNDQAELRRIVDVMRKSTARVVIVFAHESHMINLMEEVVRQNVTGLQWMASEAWTAAAVLQTPQLMPYLGGTLGIAIRRGEIAGFRDFLLQIRPDLQHNNSYGNSIVNQFWEDTFQCRFAPPPTGWVEAGGALCTGNEDLENVETDLLDISNLRSEYNVYKAVYALAFALDDMLQCEPGRGPFSGHSCGNLQRLEPWQLVYYLEKVNFTTPFGDQVSFDKNGDALPIYDIMNWLWLPDGRTKVQNVGAVKESFKGEELILDEDKIFWNFESKQPPQSVCSKSCPPGTRMARKKGEPECCFDCIPCSEGEISNKTDSMECTSCPEDFWSSPQHDHCVPKKTEFLSYYEPLGIFLTTTSLLGTIICAVVLVIFTYHRSTPMVRANNSELSFLLLLSLKLCFLCSLLFMGRPSLWTCQLRHAAFGISFVLCVSCILVKTMVVLAVFKASKPGGGASLKWFGAVQQRGTVLVLTCIQAGICTAWIVSASPAPHKNTQYYNDKIFYECVVGSTVGFAVLLGYIGLLAILSFLLAFLARNLPDNFNEAKLITFSMLIFCAVWVAFVPAYVNSPGKYADAVEVFAILASSFGLLVALFGPKCYTILLRPERNTKKAIMGRGTTKS, from the exons ATGTGGGCATTTTTTTATGTCAACTTGCTCATGTACTTCATGTTGTTGTATTCCTACTTTTCTTCTGCTGTGCCCTCCCCTCTTTATTCCACCTCCTGCCAGTTACAGGGACAGTTTCACCTAAATGGGATGCACAAGGCTGGAGATGTGGTTCTGGGTGGGGTGTTTCAGATCCActtcttttctgtctttcctgACCAGACTTTTATCTCAGAGCCACAGCAGCCTACCTGCAATGG TTTTGATGTTCTAGGATTCAGGCAGGCTCAGACCATGGCCTTTGCTATTGATGAGATCAACAGAAACCCCAACCTGCTACCTAATGTGACTCTTGGATACAGTCTTTATGATAACTGCCTCAAACTAGGAATTGGATTACGTGCAGCGTTATCATTAGCCAGTGGTCAAGAAGAGAAGGTTGTATTAGACGAGACCTGTGTAGGAACCCCTCCAATCCTAGGGATTGTGGGTGATTCTTCCTCTACGAGTTCTATTGCAATCTCCACTGTCTATGGTTTGTACAGGGTACCTCTG GTGAGTTATTTTGCCACATGTTCGTGCATGAGTGACCGGCAAAAGTTTCCATCCTTCTTTAGGACCATTCCAAGTGATGCTTTCCAG GTGCGTGCTATGATTCAGATTCTCATTCTCTTTGGCTGGACTTGGACAGGTCTGCTGGTCAGCGATGATGACTATGGACTCCACGCTGCCCAATCCTTCCAATCTGACCTGGTTCAGACTGGTGGCGGTTGTCTGGCCTACGTAGAGGTTTTGCCTTGGGGCAATGACCAAGCTGAACTAAGGAGGATTGTGGATGTGATGAGGAAATCTACAGCTCGTGTGGTCATAGTGTTCGCACATGAGAGTCACATGATTAACCTCATGGAAGAG GTGGTGAGGCAGAATGTGACAGGCCTGCAGTGGATGGCCAGTGAAGCCTGGACAGCAGCTGCTGTGCTGCAGACCCCCCAGCTAATGCCATACCTGGGTGGCACTCTGGGCATTGCCATCCGTCGAGGAGAAATAGCAGGGTTCAGGGACTTCCTGTTACAAATACGTCCTGACCTACAACACAACAACAGCTATGGAAATAGCATC GTAAATCAGTTTTGGGAAGACACATTTCAGTGTAGATTTGCACCACCTCCAACAGGTTGGGTGGAAGCTGGAGGAGCACTATGCACTGGAAATGAAGATCTAGAGAATGTGGAGACTGACTTGTTGGACATTTCAAATCTCAGGTCAGAGTATAACGTGTACAAGGCTGTGTATGCCTTGGCGTTTGCTCTTGATGACATGCTGCAGTGTGAGCCTGGGAGAGGGCCTTTCAGCGGACACAGCTGTGGCAATTTGCAAAGACTGGAGCCATGGCAG CTTGTGTATTACTTGGAAAAAGTCAACTTCACGACCCCATTTGGTGATCAAGTGTCATTTGATAAGAATGGTGATGCCTTACCAATATATGATATCATGAACTGGCTGTGGCTCCCTGATGGAAGAACTAAAGTACAGAATGTGGGTGCAGTTAAAGAGTCATTCAAAGGTGAAGAACTCATACTTGATGAAGACAAAATCTTCTGGAACTTTGAATCCAAACAG CCACCCCAGTCAGTTTGCAGCAAGAGCTGTCCTCCAGGTACCCGCATGGCCAGAAAGAAGGGGGAACCCGAGTGCTGTTTCGACTGCATCCCTTGTTCTGAGGGAGAGATCAGCAATAAGACCG ACTCCATGGAGTGCACCAGTTGCCCAGAGGATTTCTGGTCCAGCCCCCAGCATGACCACTGTGTTCCTAAGAAAACTGAGTTCCTCTCCTACTATGAGCCTCTCGGTATCTTTTTGACAACAACCTCATTGCTAGGCACAATTATCTGTGCTGTTGTCCTGGTAATCTTTACCTATCATCGCAGTACACCCATGGTACGCGCCAACAATTCAGAGCTGAGTTTCCTGCTCTTGCTGTCACTAAAACTATGTTTCCTGTGTTCACTGCTCTTTATGGGACGTCCAAGTCTGTGGACATGTCAACTGAGACATGCAGCATTTGGGATCAGCTTTGTGCTTTGCGTCTCATGTATTTTGGTGAAAACCATGGTGGTTCTGGCTGTGTTCAAGGCCTCCAAGCCAGGAGGAGGAGCCAGTCTCAAGTGGTTTGGTGCTGTGCAGCAGAGAGGAACAGTTTTAGTTCTTACCTGCATTCAGGCAGGAATCTGCACTGCTTGGATTGTCTCTGCCTCACCAGCTCCTCATAAAAACACTCAATACTACaatgacaaaatattttatgaGTGTGTAGTTGGGTCAACAGTTGGTTTTGCAGTGTTACTTGGCTATATTGGCTTGCTGGCTATCCTCAGCTTCCTGTTAGCATTTCTGGCGAGGAATCTTCCAGATAACTTCAATGAGGCCAAACTCATCACTTTCAGCATGCTGATCTTCTGTGCTGTGTGGGTTGCCTTTGTCCCTGCTTACGTCAACTCCCCAGGCAAATATGCAGATGCAGTGGAGGTATTTGCCATCCTAGCCTCCAGTTTTGGCCTCTTGGTGGCACTGTTTGGACCCAAATGTTACACAATCCTGCTGAGAccagagagaaacacaaagaaagctatCATGGGCCGAGGAACCACCAAGTCATAA